Proteins co-encoded in one Coregonus clupeaformis isolate EN_2021a chromosome 17, ASM2061545v1, whole genome shotgun sequence genomic window:
- the atp5if1a gene encoding ATPase inhibitor A, mitochondrial produces the protein MARLLLRYNFRGFFATQFRMVSEQLGELGKGAGKGGGGGGSVREAGGAFGKKQAAEEERYFRQKEKEQLSALRKHHEEEIDHSKNEIERLQREIDRHKGKIKKLKHDD, from the exons ATGGCGAGACTGCTATTAAGATACAACTTTAGGGGCTTCTTTGCCACCCAATTCAGGATGGTATCCGAACAG ctGGGTGAGCTGGGCAAAGGAGCAGgaaagggagggggtggaggaggctcGGTGAGGGAGGCAGGTGGTGCCTTTGGAAAGAAGCAGGCTGCAGAGGAGGAGCGTTATTTTCG tcagaaggagaaggagcagttGTCTGCCCTACGGAAGCACCATGAAGAGGAGATTGACCACAGCAAGAACGAGATTGAGCGTTTGCAGCGTGAGATTGACCGTCACAAGGGCAAAATCAAGAAGCTGAAACATGATGACTGA